TGATGAATTGGGTGCCTGCCAGGCTGACTGGCGGCTTCATCGCGTTGGCTTCGGGGCTGGCGACCGCTCAGTGGCATCGTGTGCAGGACAGTTGGTACATCCTGCATCGGGATGGCGACAAACATCCCAGCCCGAACAGCGGCATGCCGGAAGCGGCCATGGCCGGCGGATTGGGCGTGCAACTCGGCGGGCGGAATTATTACGACGGTGTAGCTCACGAGGGTGAATTGATCGGTGATGCCGGCACCGCGTTGACGCCCGGGCACATCGATCAGGCCACTCGCATTATGGTGGTCGCTGCCGGACTGGGGCTCTTCTTTGCACTGCTCTCCCTATGGGTATCATGACGCGCATCGGTCATGGCGGGGATGTGTATGCGGCGGCCCGTGAGTTAGGACGAGATCTCCATCGACTCCTGGATTTCAGTGCCAGCATCAATCCCTTGGGATCGTCTCCCGCCGCAGTGCGAACCCTGCGGACAGCCGAGGTGTTGCTCGGTCATTATCCGGACCCGACTTGTTGGGCACTGCGGCAGGCGCTGGCCGCGTATTGGAAACGCCCGAGTGAGGAGTTTCTGGTCGGCAACGGATCGACAGAGTTGATCCATCTCCTTCCCAGGACATTGGGGATCAGACATCTCCTGCTGATCGGCCCGACCTTCTCCGAATATGCTGAAGCGATGACACGCGCCGGGGGACGGGGCACCATGCTGATGGCGGATCGTGCCGACGGATATCGTCCTCCGCTGGAGTCGGTCCTCGCAACGTTGCAGAAGGGGCGGCAGTCTGCGAGCGGCGCCTATCCCATTGATGCAGTACTCCTCTGCAATCCCAATAGCCCGACCGGTCAGGCCTGCGAGGCTGCCGCGGTAAGGAAGTGTGCGCGTCTGGTGGCTCGCCGGGGACTCTGGTGTATCGTGGATGAATCCTTTGCGGAATATGCGAATCATGCGTCGATCTTGTCAGAGCCTCTTCCCCCACGGACCGTCGTGCTGCGCAGCTTTACCAAGTTTTATGGATTGCCCGGACTGCGTGTGGGCTATGCCACGGCGAAGCCTGCTGTGATTGCCAGAATCGCGGCGCAGCAGCCGCCCTGGTCGGTGAACATGTTGGCGCAGCAAACCGCGGTCGCCGCCTTGAAAGATGTGCGACACGCCGGGCGAAGCCTTCGTTTCATGGAGCGGGAGCGAACCCGCGTCCAGAAGGCACTAACCCGGTTGCCCGGTTGCACGGTCTTTCCCTCTGCCGCCAATTTTCTGCTGATAGAGGTGCCGGTCGGGCAGAAAGCGACCGCCGTGGTGGCCGCGCTTCGCCGGCAGGGACTCCTGATAAGGGATTGTTCGCAAGTGCCTGGATTGAATGACCGTTCGGTGCGCGTCGCAGTGCGTCCCAGGGCCGACAATGATCGCCTCCTGCGAGCCCTGTCGGTTCTCCTTCACAAGGGTGGCGCATGACGATGTGGCCGGATGGTTTCACCACTCGCTACCGAATTGCCAAGGACACGCTCATCCTCGATCTGGGAACCCGCATGCGGGTGTTGTCGTCCGCTCCAAGGGGGGGAGGGCTTCGAACGACGCGCTACATAGTGAATCATCAGGTGCCCTCCAATCCTGTTCGGCAGGCGACTCACTCGAAGTGGGAACATCCTGCCCGTTACCTCAAGCGAATCGCGGTGGATTTGGGAGTGGATCCTGATTGTGTCGGCCTGATGACGGCAGTTCCGATGAAACAGGTTGTGACGTGCCGTGAGGCGCAGGATGGGATCTGGGTCGAGTGTTTTTCCACCGTGGGTGTCACCAACGCGGTGCGGGCAGGTGAGCCGCCGCCGCGAGAAGAAGCTGACAGCATGGTCCGTCGAGCCGGGACGATCAATCTGATGGTGGTCACCAATGCCTGCCTCGCCGTGCCGGCCCTGGTCTGTGCGGTGCAGGTGGTGACGGAGAGCAAGACCGGAGTGCTGCGTGACCATGCGGTGCCCAGTTGGACCGGTCGTCCCGGCGCGACCGGCACGGGGACGGACGCCGTGGTTGTCGCCTGTGCCCTGCGGGGGAGCGGTCCCCGGTCGGACTATGCCGGAACCCATACTACGATCGGATCCTTGATCGGACGGGTCGTCGCCGAGTGCCTCACGCAAGGTCTGGCGCGCGCGAAAGAGTGGGCGGCGACACATCGCACGTAACGTTCTTCATTTCCTATGCCTCATCCTTCTCGTGCCAAAGCCATTGCGATTCTGGGGACCGGCTCTGATGTCGGGAAAAGCATGATCACGTCGGGGCTCTGCCGGCTGTTGTACCGCGCCGGGTTCCGCGTCGCGCCCTTCAAGGCGCAGAATATGTCGTTGAACTCCTTTGTCACGCCGGAAGGCGGAGAGATCGGGCGCGCTCAGGTCTTGCAAGCCGAAGCCTGTGGAATTCCCCCCCATGTGGATATGAATCCCATTCTGCTCAAGCCGGAATCCGATTCCAGGTCTCAGATCATCGTGCAGGGAAAAGTATTTGCCACGCGCGAGGCCCGGGCCTATTTTGCTCGGAGCCGGGACTCTGAATTGTTTCGGGCGGTGGAACGCAGTTACAACCGCCTCGCCTCGCAGTATGAGGTCATGGTCATCGAAGGCGCCGGTAGCGCAGCGGAGGTCAATCTGCGAGATCGCGATCTGGTGAACTGGCCGGTCGTCGAGATGGCCGACGCCAAGGTGGTGTTGGTCGGGGATATCGATCGCGGCGGCGTGTTCGCACAGATTATCGGCACGCTCGATCTCATCACGCCGGAGGAGCG
This is a stretch of genomic DNA from Nitrospira sp.. It encodes these proteins:
- a CDS encoding threonine-phosphate decarboxylase, with amino-acid sequence MTRIGHGGDVYAAARELGRDLHRLLDFSASINPLGSSPAAVRTLRTAEVLLGHYPDPTCWALRQALAAYWKRPSEEFLVGNGSTELIHLLPRTLGIRHLLLIGPTFSEYAEAMTRAGGRGTMLMADRADGYRPPLESVLATLQKGRQSASGAYPIDAVLLCNPNSPTGQACEAAAVRKCARLVARRGLWCIVDESFAEYANHASILSEPLPPRTVVLRSFTKFYGLPGLRVGYATAKPAVIARIAAQQPPWSVNMLAQQTAVAALKDVRHAGRSLRFMERERTRVQKALTRLPGCTVFPSAANFLLIEVPVGQKATAVVAALRRQGLLIRDCSQVPGLNDRSVRVAVRPRADNDRLLRALSVLLHKGGA
- a CDS encoding adenosylcobinamide amidohydrolase — its product is MTMWPDGFTTRYRIAKDTLILDLGTRMRVLSSAPRGGGLRTTRYIVNHQVPSNPVRQATHSKWEHPARYLKRIAVDLGVDPDCVGLMTAVPMKQVVTCREAQDGIWVECFSTVGVTNAVRAGEPPPREEADSMVRRAGTINLMVVTNACLAVPALVCAVQVVTESKTGVLRDHAVPSWTGRPGATGTGTDAVVVACALRGSGPRSDYAGTHTTIGSLIGRVVAECLTQGLARAKEWAATHRT
- a CDS encoding cobyric acid synthase, whose product is MPHPSRAKAIAILGTGSDVGKSMITSGLCRLLYRAGFRVAPFKAQNMSLNSFVTPEGGEIGRAQVLQAEACGIPPHVDMNPILLKPESDSRSQIIVQGKVFATREARAYFARSRDSELFRAVERSYNRLASQYEVMVIEGAGSAAEVNLRDRDLVNWPVVEMADAKVVLVGDIDRGGVFAQIIGTLDLITPEERDRVCGIVINKFRGDAALFADGIRFLTERTGIPVLGVLPFLRDLALDQEDSLDVDIRRQVAFQRDCINLAVILLPHMSNFTDFNALAGEPDVA